From one Rosa rugosa chromosome 4, drRosRugo1.1, whole genome shotgun sequence genomic stretch:
- the LOC133744814 gene encoding cyclin-dependent kinase F-3-like, with translation MAEQPRNTRPVAGQEGDQNEDDHSQDKRRWTDEEDVQLCKSWKAQDEAQKLWHAGMKRKSGKSKRHNFQSFDSYAVVEGFEQFKDIPSHTSGGTSNEGSQHMRTQPIPGNSPINLDMDVNEVITVETADPNVRPQGRKVAKEAIRKGKKAAKDQSPLSSTLESIANNQIEATAGKKKLDDQFARSLQEESQRACILLQIEMRKEQLLFQERYEIVRLVGEGSFGWVYQAIDNDSRQLVAIKLLKADGDPSACAPEIRALQNLEHPNIVSLKGVEYEDDDVFFVFEYMEGSLGDLINERLSRNSPFSEAEIRSLSRQVLQGLEFMHHQRFMHRDLKPENLLVNNGVIKISDLGTATEIDCGGQVHHHYVTTRWYRAPEMLFRAFVKNERLRPFEYDEKVDMWAMGTIIAELFLMRPLFEGDDSPDQLYKICEVIGAPTTDSRTMPKLGPENGVGLRALMPYASESSIDLIESLCSWDPSKRPTAKEALQHPFFKRGQNVDAPPGFSYCTHTRNNVVPKMTELSTMQPILGAY, from the exons ATGGCCGAACAACCAAGAAACACACGTCCAGTGGCCGGACAAGAGGGAGATCAAAATGAAGATGATCATTCCCAAGACAAAAGGAGATGgacggatgaggaagatgttcaattgtgcaagtcttggaaagcT CAAGATGAAGCACAAAAATTGTGGCATGCCGGGATGAAGAGAAAAAGTGGGAAGTCCAAAAGACACAATTTTCAGAGTTTTGATAGTTACGCTGTTGTGGAGGGCTTTGAACAATTTAAAGACATCCCTAGTCATACATCCGGAGGAACATCAAATGAAGGAAGTCAACATATGCGCACACAACCAATTCCTGGAAATTCTCccatcaacttggacatggatgtAAATGAGGTAATTACAGTTGAAACTGCAGATCCTAAcgtgaggcctcaaggaaggaaGGTTGCGAAAGAAGCAATTCGGAAAGGAAAGAAGGCAGCGAAAGATCAAAGTCCTTTATCAAGCACTCTCGAGAGTATAGCGAACAACCAAATAGAGGCAACCGCGGGCAAGAAAAAACTCGATGACCAATTCGCTCGAAGTCTCCAAGAGGAAAGTCAACGAGCATGTATCCTCTTGCAAATCGAAATGCGAAAAGAGCAACTCCTATTTCAAGAAAG ATACGAGATAGTAAGGCTGGTTGGTGAGGGGAGTTTTGGGTGGGTGTATCAGGCCATCGACAACGACTCCCGTCAGCTTGTGGCGATCAAACTGCTGAAGGCAGACGGCGATCCGTCGGCATGTGCACCGGAAATCCGTGCTCTCCAAAATTTGGAGCACCCCAATATAGTGAGCCTCAAGGGTGTTGAATACGAAGACGACGACgtcttctttgtttttgagTACATGGAGGGGAGCCTTGGTGATCTTATTAATGAGAGGCTGAGCAGGAATTCCCCTTTCTCGGAGGCCGAAATCCGATCATTGAGCCGTCAGGTGTTGCAAGGCCTTGAATTCATGCATCACCAACGGTTCATGCACCGGGATCTGAAGCCGGAGAATCTTTTGGTGAACAATGGCGTCATCAAGATTTCGGATCTGGGTACTGCTACGGAGATCGACTGCGGCGGCCAAGTCCATCATCATTACGTCACCACAAGGTGGTACAGAGCCCCGGAGATGCTGTTTCGAGCGTTTGTGAAAAACGAGAGGCTTCGACCTTTTGAGTACGATGAGAAAGTAGACATGTGGGCGATGGGGACAATCATAGCAGAGCTGTTTCTCATGCGGCCTCTCTTCGAGGGTGACGATTCGCCGGATCAGCTGTACAAGATATGCGAAGTCATAGGGGCTCCAACTACGGATTCACGGACGATGCCTAAACTTGGGCCGGAGAATGGTGTGGGTCTTCGAGCATTGATGCCATATGCCAGTGAATCGTCTATCGATCTCATAGAGTCTCTTTGTTCTTGGGACCCTTCGAAAAGGCCAACTGCTAAGGAAGCTCTCCAGCATCCCTTCTTCAAGAGAGGGCAGAATGTTGACGCTCCTCCTGGGTTCTCATATTGCACTCATACAAGGAACAATGTGGTTCCAAAGATGACAGAGTTATCAACCATGCAGCCAATACTGGGAGCCTATTGA